The following nucleotide sequence is from Nitratidesulfovibrio termitidis HI1.
GCCGCCTTCGGGGAATCCGCCCGTTTCGTGGCGGCCCGTGCAGCCCGCCGACCTTGCCGGACTGTTGCACGTCTACGGCGACCCCACCCGGCCGGTGCGCCCCGGCGATGCCGTGGGCCGGGTATTGGACGGCTCGGCCTTTGCCGCCCTGAGTGATACCCGCGCTCCCCTTGGCATCGACCTGATCACCGGCGAGTTGATGGCTCGCGAACTGGGAGTACTGGAACGCGTGCCACGCGCATCCGCCACCGACACGGCGGACCCCGACGGACCACACACCCTCATCCTGCGCCCGCTGGTCACCGTCAGCCCAGACGGACTCGCCGTCCTGGCCGACGTGCACCCCACTGACCACCGCAACCGCCCCCTTGGCGCCGACGTCTACGCGGCGGCGGTCCAGCGGCTTGGGGTCGTCGCCGCCACGGACAACGGCCTGCTGGCGGGCCCCGCGCTGGACGACGCCCTTCGCGATGCCGCGCACATGGGGCCGCGCATGGGCGTGGTGCTGGCGCGCGGCATGCCGCCGGTGCACGGTGAAGACGCCCGCCTCGAATTCCAGGCCAATACCGGCGCGGCTTGCGTGCTGCGGCAGGACGAAGGACGCATCGACTGTTCCGACCGCTGGCCCCACTTCACCGTGGAAACGGGCGACCCCGTGGTGCGGGTGCATCCGCCCACCCCCGGCATGCCCGGCATGGACGTGTTCGGCGCCCCCGTGCCGCAACGCCACGGCACGCCGCTGGAACTGCTGCCCGGCCCCGGCATGCGGCGGTTGGAGGAGGTGGGCGGCGCGGTGCTGTTCATCGCCACCGCCCCCGGCCTGGTGGACGTGGCCAACGGCACGGTGACCGTCTCGCCGCTCAGGATCATCGACGGCGACGTGGATCTTTCCACCGGCGACGTCACCGTGCCCGTGGGCTCTGCCGTGGTGCGGGGCACCGTGCGCAGCGGCGTGACCCTGACCGTGGAGCGCCACGTACTGGTGGAGGACACGGTGGAGAACGCCCGCGTGCGCTGCGGAGGCGACCTGATGGTGCGCGGCGGCATCGTCATGGGCCGGGCCGGGCGCGAAGCCGTGGGCAACGTGGCCGGTGCGCCGGGCGGCGGGCAGGCCGGGCAGCATGAGAAAGACGCGCAGCCGCCCCCGCCGGGCATGCGCGCAGCCGCGCTGTCGGTATCCGCCCCGGTGTCCGCTCAGGTGTCGGCCCAAGTGTCGGCCCAGGTGTCGGCCGCGTCTGGCGCGCACGCCGCAGCGGGCGCAGGGGCATCCGCGCCCACCTCCGCCGCATCCGTACCCATCGCCGCCGCATCCGTACCCATCGCCGCCGCATCCGGGGCGGCAGCCACGCAGCCAGCGGGCGCGCCCCTGCCCACGGACCCGGACGCAGGCATCGAAGCGGGCGGCAACGTGGTGGCCGCGCACGCGGCCTTCGCGCTGGTTACGGCGAGGGGCGACGTGGTGATCCCCTCCGGGGTCACGGGTTCGCGCATCACGGCGGGCGGGCGGTTTCTGGCTCCGGGGCGCGGGGTGGTCATCGGCAGTGCCATCCGCACGGGCGGCGGCATCGACGTGGGCGAGGCCGGGTCCGTGGCCGAGGTGCCCACCCGGCTGATGGTCCAACCGGATACCGGGCAACTCAACGGCCTGCTGCGTGAACGCGACACCATCGCCGAGCGCATGGCCCGCATTTCCGCCGAACTGCCCCCCGGCCCGGACATGGCCGTGCTGCTGCAAACCCCGGAGGAA
It contains:
- a CDS encoding FapA family protein, coding for MPDSATRPEQPAPPSSATPAPGLPPSGQPPSGNPPVSWRPVQPADLAGLLHVYGDPTRPVRPGDAVGRVLDGSAFAALSDTRAPLGIDLITGELMARELGVLERVPRASATDTADPDGPHTLILRPLVTVSPDGLAVLADVHPTDHRNRPLGADVYAAAVQRLGVVAATDNGLLAGPALDDALRDAAHMGPRMGVVLARGMPPVHGEDARLEFQANTGAACVLRQDEGRIDCSDRWPHFTVETGDPVVRVHPPTPGMPGMDVFGAPVPQRHGTPLELLPGPGMRRLEEVGGAVLFIATAPGLVDVANGTVTVSPLRIIDGDVDLSTGDVTVPVGSAVVRGTVRSGVTLTVERHVLVEDTVENARVRCGGDLMVRGGIVMGRAGREAVGNVAGAPGGGQAGQHEKDAQPPPPGMRAAALSVSAPVSAQVSAQVSAQVSAASGAHAAAGAGASAPTSAASVPIAAASVPIAAASGAAATQPAGAPLPTDPDAGIEAGGNVVAAHAAFALVTARGDVVIPSGVTGSRITAGGRFLAPGRGVVIGSAIRTGGGIDVGEAGSVAEVPTRLMVQPDTGQLNGLLRERDTIAERMARISAELPPGPDMAVLLQTPEEDRTLVEALLRIRRELDERQRSLGQDIALARKRHNAELAASPVIIRRRTHGGVRVQFGGRGHDAIPAETGVQYVWRAAARRVAIEPAPAVPTELLFPPRPVNGALPGPLRSGETARPGGTAPDAASSGGPPPGGAAPA